A region of Alosa alosa isolate M-15738 ecotype Scorff River chromosome 17, AALO_Geno_1.1, whole genome shotgun sequence DNA encodes the following proteins:
- the rtcb gene encoding RNA-splicing ligase RtcB homolog, translated as MSRTYNDELQYLDKIHTNCWRIKKGFVPNMQVEGVFYVNDPLEKLMFEELRNACRGGGVGGFLPAMKQIGNVAALPGIVHKSIGLPDVHSGYGFAIGNMAAFDMSDPNAVVSPGGVGFDINCGVRLLRTNLDEGDVQPVKEQLAQAMFDHIPVGVGSKGVIPMTAKDLEEALEMGVDWSLREGYAWAEDKEHCEEYGRMLQADPNKVSSKAKKRGLPQLGTLGAGNHYAEIQVVDEIYNDYAAKKMGIDHKGQVCVMIHSGSRGLGHQVATDALVAMEKAMKRDKIIVNDRQLACARIGSPEGQDYLKGMAAAGNYAWVNRSSMTFLTRQAFSKVFTTTPDDLDMHVIYDVSHNIAKVEEHMVDGKQKTLLIHRKGSTRAFPPHHPLIAVDYQLTGQPVLIGGTMGTCSYVLTGTEQGMTETFGTTCHGAGRALSRAKSRRNLDFQDVLDKLADKGIAIRVASPKLVMEEAPESYKNVTDVVNTCHEAGISKKAIKLRPIAVIKG; from the exons ATGAGTCGAACATACAATGACGAACTACAGTATCTGgataaaatacatacaaattGTTGGAGGATCAAGAAAGGATTCGTTCCCAACATGCAG GTCGAAGGAGTTTTCTACGTCAATGACCCACTTGAAAAATTGATGTTTGAAGAGCTGAGAAATGCATGCCGAGGTGGAG GTGTTGGAGGTTTCCTTCCAGCCATGAAACAAATCGGTAATGTGGCAGCCCTCCCTGGAATAGTGCAT AAGTCCATTGGTCTCCCAGATGTCCACTCAGGTTATGGCTTTGCCATTGGCAACATGGCAGCCTTTGACATGAGTGATCCCAATGCAGTGGTCTCCCCAG GTGGGGTGGGCTTTGACATCAACTGTGGTGTGCGCCTGCTGCGGACCAACCTAGACGAGGGAGATGTGCAGCCGGTGAAGGAGCAGCTGGCACAGGCCATGTTTGACCACATCCCCGTCGGTGTGGGTTCCAAGGGAGTCATCCCGATGACTGCAAA GGATTTGGAGGAGGCGCTGGAGATGGGAGTGGACTGGTCCCTGAGGGAGGGCTACGCCTGGGCAGAGGATAAAGAGCACTGTGAGGAGTACGGCAGGATGCTGCAGGCTGACCCAAACAAGGTGTCCTCCAAGGCCAAGAAGAGAGGCCTACCTCAG CTGGGGACTTTGGGAGCTGGCAACCACTATGCTGAGATCCAGGTTGTGGATGAAATCTACAATGACTATGCTGCCAAAAAAATGGGTATTGACCACAAGGGCCAAGTCTGTGTGATGATTCACAGTGGCAGCAGAGGACTTGGTCACCAAGTGGCTACAG ATGCCCTGGTGGCCATGGAGAAGGCGATGAAGAGGGATAAAATCATTGTAAATGACCGTCAGCTGGCCTGCGCCCGCATTGGTTCACCAGAGGGCCAGGACTATCTGAAGGGCATGGCTGCAGCTGGCAACTACGCTTGGGTCAACCGGTCCTCCATGACTTTCCTTACCAGACAG GCCTTCTCAAAAGTCTTCACGACCACACCAGATGATCTGGACATGCACGTGATCTATGACGTGTCCCACAACATTGCCAAGGTGGAGGAGCACATGGTGGACGGCAAGCAGAAAACTCTGCTGATCCATCGGAAGGGTTCCACCCGTGCCTTCCCTCCACACCACCCACTCATTGCTGTTGACTACCAG TTGACTGGGCAGCCTGTCCTGATTGGTGGCACCATGGGAACCTGCAGCTATGTCCTGACCGGCACAGAGCAAGGCATGACCGAGACGTTTGGGACCACATGCCATGGAGCG GGTCGTGCTCTATCCCGTGCCAAATCCCGCAGGAATCTGGACTTCCAGGATGTTCTGGATAAGTTGGCAGACAAAGGCATCGCCATTCGAGTGGCCTCACCTAAACTAGTAATGGAAGAG GCTCCTGAATCCTATAAGAATGTAACGGATGTCGTCAACACGTGTCATGAGGCTGGTATCAGCAAGAAGGCCATCAAACTCCGTCCCATTGCCGTCATCAAGGGTTAA
- the xpot gene encoding exportin-T, which produces MACQSAPVIMDEQALLGLNPNADACYRQRALAYFEQLKESQDAWEMCAEALAKGFYSDDHVKFFCFQVLEHQIKYRHGGLTAAQQQLIRETLMKWLQTQLMNVHQEKPFIRNKAAQVFALTFVREYLTHWPKFFFDILTLIGLNPHGVDIYLRTLMAIDAEVVDRDIMHSVEDTRRNTLIKDTMREQCIPSLVESWFQILQAYQQSHSELTCQCLEVVGAYVSWIDLNLIANDRFVNLLLSQMSVEDLREEACDCLFEIVNKGMDPVDKTKLVELLCQVLQSAGFFNVEREEDVDFLAKFSRLVNGMGQSLVLSWTKLHKAGNVKVATETLRALEAKVPLMLQLLVHEDDDISANIVGFCYEYLHVLKQLPLLTDQQKANVEAIMLAVMKKLTYDDEYNFENEGEDEAMFVEYRKQLKMLLDRLAQVSPELLLEAVRRVFNNTLQSWQTAPFMEVEVAIRLLYMLGEALPASHGAHFTGDATKASTLQEMMRTLVNSGVSEYQHSSVTLEFFETVVRYDKFFIVEPQHIPNVLMAFLDHRGLRHSSPKVRSRVAYLFSRFVKTLHKHMNAFIEDILSRIQDLLELAPPENGFPALLTSDDQLFIFETAGVLIVYGESPAERKQALMRSLLTPLMDGFRLLLANLPQEADEERQLVLADCLSHAVGFASRTSKAFSNKQTVKQCGCSEVYRDCLQCFLPALSCPVQRGALRGAVRSFLHRMIICLEEEVLPFIPSASEHMLKDCEPKDLQEFIPLISQITAKFKGQVSPFLQQVFMPLVLAIFEVLGRPAEENDQTAALDKQMLRRSYFSFIQTVTGSGMNEVMANQGAENVERVLFTIIQGAVDFPDPIAQKTCFIILTKLVELWGGKDGLVGFTDFIYKHIVPACFLAPLKPTFDLSDAQTVLTLSECTLTLKMIHLKRGPEFIQFLQQEYLPSLQVSPDITQELCQVLQQPDVKVLKNYMKAFFQRAKL; this is translated from the exons ATGGCCTGCCAGTCTGCACCAGTCATCATGGATGAGCAAGCGCTGCTGGGGTTGAACCCAAATGCAGATGCTTGTTACCGACAAAGG GCACTGGCATATTTTGAGCAACTGAAGGAGTCTCAGGATGCCTGGGAGATGTGTGCAGAAGCTCTGGCTAAAGGCTTTTACAG TGACGACCATGTCAAGTTCTTTTGCTTCCAAGTGTTGGAGCACCAGATCAAATATAG GCATGGGGGCCTGACTGCAGCCCAGCAGCAGCTCATAAGGGAAACGCTGATGAAGTGGCTCcagacacag CTGATGAACGTGCACCAGGAGAAGCCATTCATTCGGAATAAGGCGGCACAGGTGTTCGCCCTGACCTTCGTACGGGAGTACCTGACCCACTGGCCTAAGTTCTTCTTCGATATTCTCACTCTGATCGGACTAAACCCTCATGGAGTGGACATCTACCTGCGCACCCTCATGGCCATCGATGCTGAAGTGGTGGACCGGGACATCATGCACTCCGTTGAG GACACCCGCCGGAATACCCTGATCAAAGACACCATGCGTGAGCAGTGCATCCCCAGCCTGGTGGAGTCCTGGTTCCAGATCCTGCAGGCCTACCAGCAGTCCCACAGTGAGCTCACCTGCCAGTGCCTGGAGGTGGTGGGCGCCTACGTGTCCTGGATCGACCTCAACCTCATCGCCAATGACAG GTTTGTTAACTTGCTGCTGAGTCAGATGTCTGTGGAGGACCTGAGAGAGGAGGCTTGCGACTGCCTGTTTGAAATTGTCAACAAAGGCATGGATCCTGTTGACAAAACCAAGCTGGTGGAGCTACTGTGCCAAGTGCTGCAGTCAGCCGGCTTCTTCAATGTGGAACGG GAGGAAGATGTGGACTTCCTGGCCAAGTTCTCACGGCTGGTCAACGGCATGGGCCAGTCGCTGGTGCTCAGCTGGACCAAGCTCCACAAGGCAGGCAACGTCAAGGTTGCCACGGAAACACTGCGGGCACTGGAGGCCAAGGTGCCACTCATGCTGCAGCTGCTCGTGCACGAGGACGATGACATCTCGGCCAACATCGTGGGCTTCTGCTACGAGTACCTGCATGTCCTCAAACAG CTTCCGCTTCTGACTGACCAACAGAAAGCTAATGTGGAG GCAATCATGCTGGCGGTCATGAAGAAACTGACCTATGATGACGAGTACAACTTCGAAAATGAG GGGGAGGACGAGGCCATGTTTGTGGAGTACCGCAAGCAACTGAAGATGCTGCTGGACCGCCTGGCCCAGGTCTCCCCCGAGCTGCTCCTCGAGGCTGTGCGCAGGGTCTTCAACAACACTTTACA GAGCTGGCAGACGGCTCCCTtcatggaggtggaggtggccaTTCGGCTGCTGTATATGCTGGGAGAGGCCCTGCCTGCGTCCCACGGTGCCCATTTTACCGGGGACGCCACCAAGGCCTCCACCCTGCAGGAGATGATGAGGACG CTGGTCAACAGTGGGGTCAGTGAGTACCAGCACTCCTCTGTGACGCTGGAGTTCTTTGAGACCGTTGTGCGTTATGACAAGTTTTTCATTGTGGAGCCTCAGCACATTCCAAACGTcctg aTGGCATTTTTGGACCACCGGGGTCTGAGGCACAGCAGTCCGAAGGTCAGGAGCCGCGTGGCATACCTCTTCTCCCGCTTCGTCAAAACCCTGCA CAAACATATGAATGCCTTCATTGAGGACATCCTGAGCAGGATACAAGACCTGCTGGAACTGGCTCCTCCT GAAAACGGTTTTCCGGCGCTGCTGACCAGCGACGACCAGCTGTTCATCTTCGAGACGGCGGGTGTGCTGATCGTGTACGGCGAGAGCCCGGCGGAGCGGAAGCAGGCGCTGATGCGCAGCCTCCTCACGCCGCTGATGGACGGCTTCCGCCTGCTGCTCGCCAATCTGCCGCAGGAGGCCGATGAGGAGAGGCAGCTTGTGCTCGCCGACTGTCTCAGCCACGCTGTCGGCTTTGCCAG ccGCACCAGCAAGGCCTTCAGCAACAAGCAGACGGTGAAGCAGTGCGGCTGCTCGGAGGTGTACCGCGACTGCCTGCAGTGCTTCCTGCCGGCGCTGAGCTGCCCGGTGCAGCGGGGGGCCCTGAGGGGTGCCGTGCGCTCCTTCCTGCACCGCATGATCATCtgcctggaggaggaggtgctgcCCTTCATCCCCTCCGCCTCAGAGCACATGCTCAAAGACTGCGAGCCCAAGGACCTGCAGGAGTTCATCCCCCTCATCAGCCAGATCACCGCCAAGTTCAAG ggtCAGGTGTCTCCGTTCCTGCAGCAGGTGTTCATGCCGCTGGTGCTGGCTATCTTTGAGGTGCTGGGCCGGCCAGCGGAGGAGAATGACCAGACGGCGGCACTGGACAAGCAGATGCTCAGGAGGAGCTACTTCAGCTTCATCCAGACCGTCACGGGCAGCGGCATGAACGAGGTCATGGCCAATCAGG GGGCTGAGAACGTGGAGCGAGTGCTGTTCACCATCATCCAGGGGGCAGTGGACTTTCCCGACCCCATTGCCCAGAAGACCTGCTTCATCATCCTCACTAAGCTTGTGGAGCTCTGGG GTGGCAAAGATGGCCTGGTTGGATTTACAGACTTCATCTACAAGCACATTGTCCCAGCATGCTTCCTAGCTCCTCTCAAACCGACCTTTGACCTCTCCGATGCCCAGACTGTCCTT acATTATCAGAGTGTACTCTTACCTTGAAAATGATTCATCTCAAGAGg GGGCCAGAGTTCATTCAGTTTCTCCAGCAGGAGTACCTGCCCTCCCTGCAAGTATCACCAGATATCACACAG GAACTCTGTCAAGTGCTTCAGCAGCCTGATGTCAAGGTTCTGAAAAACTACATGAAG GCATTCTTTCAGCGCGCCAAACTGTAA
- the rpl18a gene encoding 60S ribosomal protein L18a, which translates to MKASGTLREYKVIGRLLPSAKNPNPPLYRMRIFAPNHVVAKSRFWYFVSQLRKMKKASGETVYCGLVHEKTPLKVKNFGIWLRYDSRSGTHNMYREYRDLTTSGAVTQCYRDMGARHRARAHSIQIMKVQVIAANKCRRPAIKQFHDSKIKFPLPHRVLRRQHKPRFTTKRPNTFF; encoded by the exons ATGAAGGCGTCTGGCACA CTTAGGGAGTATAAAGTCATTGGGCGCCTCTTGCCCTCTGCCAAGAACCCTAACCCTCCCTTATACCGCATGAGGATCTTCGCCCCTAACCATGTGGTGGCCAAGTCCCGCTTCTGGTACTTCGTCTCCCAGTTGAGGAAGATGAAGAAGGCTTCAGGCGAGACGGTCTACTGTGGACTG GTCCATGAGAAGACTCCCCTGAAGGTTAAGAACTTTGGCATCTGGCTGCGTTATGACTCCCGTAGTGGAACTCACAACATGTACAGAGAGTACAGAGACCTGACCACTTCTGGGGCTGTTACTCAGTGCT ATCGGGATATGGGTGCACGCCATCGTGCTCGTGCTCACTCCATCCAGATCATGAAGGTGCAAGTGATCGCAGCCAACAAATGTCGCAGACCTGCCATCAAGCAGTTCCAC GACTCCAAGATCAAGTTCCCTCTGCCTCACCGGGTTCTTCGTCGCCAGCACAAGCCCCGCTTCACCACCAAGAGACCAAACACCTTCTTCTAA